Proteins co-encoded in one Bradyrhizobium sp. 170 genomic window:
- a CDS encoding LysR substrate-binding domain-containing protein — MITTRQLCYLDALARHQHFGRAAAECCVSQPALSMQIHELEGLLGIELIERRPGAPTFTELGIEIAQRAGAILGSVRDLTDLAQHRAKVLSGTLRLGVIPTLAPYVLPRLLPQLELGYPDLRLDLVEAQTKVLLADLERGALEVLLLALPLKAAAVEVFHLMRDRFLFAVPADDPLPETARVTPGEVKKRKLILLEEGHCLRDQALDYCAKGRWTVASSLSATSLATVMQMVASGYGATLVPEVAADVELRDDRVKLLRFVEPQPGRRIGLAWRRTSPRKVDFLALGQMVKNALNAPVRPQCIRHERTGLRTEI, encoded by the coding sequence GTGATCACGACCCGGCAGCTATGTTATCTTGATGCGCTTGCCCGTCATCAACATTTCGGACGAGCGGCGGCGGAGTGTTGCGTCAGCCAGCCCGCTCTTTCAATGCAGATCCACGAACTGGAAGGACTTCTCGGCATAGAGTTGATCGAGCGGCGCCCGGGCGCGCCGACGTTCACCGAACTTGGCATCGAGATCGCGCAACGCGCCGGAGCGATCCTTGGTTCGGTGCGCGACCTGACAGACCTGGCTCAACACAGAGCCAAGGTGCTGAGTGGAACGTTGCGCCTTGGCGTCATCCCGACGCTGGCGCCGTATGTATTGCCGCGGTTGCTGCCGCAACTGGAGCTCGGGTATCCCGATCTGCGCCTTGATTTGGTGGAAGCACAGACCAAGGTGCTGCTCGCGGATCTCGAGCGTGGCGCTCTCGAAGTATTGTTGTTGGCGTTGCCGCTCAAGGCAGCCGCGGTTGAAGTTTTCCATCTCATGAGAGACCGCTTCCTCTTTGCCGTACCCGCCGACGACCCTCTTCCGGAAACGGCGCGGGTGACGCCCGGCGAGGTGAAGAAGCGTAAGCTCATTCTGCTGGAAGAAGGCCATTGTCTGCGGGATCAGGCGCTCGACTATTGTGCCAAGGGGCGTTGGACTGTGGCCTCGAGCCTCAGTGCAACGAGCCTTGCAACGGTCATGCAGATGGTGGCGAGCGGATATGGCGCCACGCTGGTTCCAGAAGTAGCGGCCGATGTCGAGTTGCGCGACGACCGAGTGAAGCTCCTGCGCTTTGTCGAACCGCAACCCGGCCGCCGTATCGGGCTTGCGTGGCGCCGGACGTCTCCACGCAAGGTCGACTTCCTGGCGCTTGGTCAGATGGTGAAGAACGCGCTGAACGCACCCGTCCGGCCGCAATGTATCCGCCACGAGCGCACAGGCCTGCGAACGGAAATCTAG